One Leifsonia shinshuensis DNA window includes the following coding sequences:
- a CDS encoding TetR/AcrR family transcriptional regulator — protein sequence MTLRHSNQATQPGRPRASSRGMLAEAAGELFLEQTYAGTTVDDIARRAGVSRATFFNYFSAKSDLLWLEVDESLAAFPAMLAAADDDVEPMAAVLEAVVRLAEGFGPDRLPLAVTQVELMGTDAELQASALPRFLSVVRLVAAAVARRAGQDQDGLLPRAAATAVVGAAVAAAGVWARAGVRRGPLAPLVRAAVEPVCAGYATAFGSE from the coding sequence GTGACACTGCGCCATTCCAACCAGGCGACGCAGCCTGGGCGACCGCGGGCGTCGTCGCGCGGGATGCTGGCCGAGGCGGCCGGCGAGCTCTTCCTGGAGCAGACTTACGCCGGCACCACCGTGGACGACATCGCCCGTCGCGCCGGGGTCAGCCGGGCCACCTTCTTCAACTACTTCTCGGCCAAGAGCGACCTGCTCTGGCTGGAGGTCGACGAGTCGTTGGCGGCGTTCCCCGCGATGCTCGCGGCGGCCGACGACGACGTCGAGCCGATGGCCGCGGTCCTGGAGGCCGTCGTGCGGCTCGCCGAGGGCTTCGGCCCCGACCGGCTCCCGCTCGCGGTCACCCAGGTCGAGCTGATGGGCACCGACGCCGAGCTGCAGGCGTCGGCGCTGCCGCGGTTCCTCTCGGTCGTCCGGCTGGTCGCCGCGGCGGTCGCCCGCCGGGCCGGGCAGGACCAGGACGGCCTGCTCCCGCGGGCCGCTGCGACCGCCGTCGTCGGGGCAGCGGTCGCCGCCGCGGGCGTGTGGGCGCGCGCGGGAGTGCGGCGCGGCCCGCTGGCTCCGCTCGTTCGCGCGGCCGTCGAGCCGGTGTGCGCCGGGTACGCCACCGCGTTCGGGTCCGAATAG
- a CDS encoding MFS transporter, which translates to MTSTPTLAVSETDRPGITPGTARRVAIASFVGTSLESYDFYLYAYFAAFFVGPLFFSPLGSFGGVLAGFLAIAAGFVIRPVGAVVFGHLGDRIGRRPVLLMTILLMGISTGLVGVLPTYAAAGWFGGVVLVLLRLVQGLSLGGEWGGSILLATEYANPKRRGFYAALPQLGSPVGSILSAVVFIVLTLTMSPADIASWGWRIPFLTAFPLLLVSLYLRWSIDETPVFRKLVETGRRDRFPVLDVFTKAPTAFVIAIGAAVLGIGSYSLMNTYMVDYGTSVLGFKFQDLLVATTIGGLLQLVTIPLFGLWAAKIGSARVVAIGAIGTLVVAFPMYFLLQSASFGVLVASMIIGGILPTLSWAGLGGLMSDLFPSPIRYSALSVAYSVAALLTSFVPALTLIFGQAVHNAWWHPGVVLAVMSAITLVAAWAAARRKPVLDEDADVAVEESAATI; encoded by the coding sequence GTGACCTCCACCCCCACGCTCGCCGTCAGCGAGACCGATCGCCCGGGCATCACACCCGGCACCGCTCGCCGCGTCGCCATCGCATCGTTCGTCGGGACCTCCCTCGAATCGTACGACTTCTACCTCTACGCGTACTTCGCCGCGTTCTTCGTCGGCCCGCTGTTCTTCAGCCCGCTCGGCTCGTTCGGCGGCGTCCTCGCCGGCTTCCTGGCCATCGCGGCCGGCTTCGTGATCCGCCCGGTCGGCGCGGTCGTCTTCGGCCACCTGGGCGACCGGATCGGCCGCCGGCCCGTGCTGCTGATGACCATCCTCCTGATGGGGATCAGCACCGGCCTCGTCGGCGTGCTGCCCACCTACGCGGCCGCCGGCTGGTTCGGCGGCGTCGTGCTCGTGCTGCTGCGGCTCGTCCAGGGCCTCTCGCTCGGCGGCGAATGGGGAGGCTCCATCCTGCTGGCGACCGAGTACGCCAACCCGAAGCGCCGCGGCTTCTACGCCGCCCTCCCCCAGCTCGGCTCGCCGGTCGGCTCCATCCTGAGCGCCGTGGTCTTCATCGTCCTGACGCTGACCATGTCGCCCGCCGACATCGCCTCGTGGGGCTGGCGCATCCCGTTCCTCACCGCGTTCCCGCTGCTGCTGGTGTCGCTCTACCTGCGCTGGTCGATCGACGAGACCCCGGTGTTCCGCAAGCTCGTCGAGACCGGCCGCCGCGACCGCTTCCCGGTCCTCGACGTCTTCACCAAGGCCCCGACGGCGTTCGTGATCGCGATCGGAGCGGCCGTCCTCGGCATCGGCTCCTACTCGCTGATGAACACCTACATGGTCGACTACGGCACGAGCGTGCTGGGCTTCAAGTTCCAGGACCTGCTGGTGGCGACCACGATCGGCGGCCTCCTCCAGCTCGTCACGATCCCGCTGTTCGGCCTGTGGGCCGCCAAGATCGGCTCGGCCCGCGTCGTCGCCATCGGAGCGATCGGCACGCTGGTCGTCGCGTTCCCGATGTACTTCCTGCTGCAGAGCGCGTCCTTCGGCGTGCTGGTCGCCAGCATGATCATCGGCGGCATCCTGCCCACCCTCTCCTGGGCGGGCCTCGGCGGGCTGATGTCCGACCTGTTCCCGAGCCCGATCCGCTACAGCGCGCTGTCGGTGGCGTACAGCGTCGCGGCGCTGCTGACGTCGTTCGTGCCTGCGCTGACGCTGATCTTCGGGCAGGCTGTGCACAACGCGTGGTGGCACCCCGGTGTGGTGCTGGCGGTGATGTCGGCGATCACGCTGGTCGCGGCGTGGGCGGCGGCGCGGCGGAAGCCGGTGCTGGATGAGGATGCGGACGTGGCGGTCGAAGAGTCGGCTGCGACCATCTAG